The window aaatatttttgagttgaagacggcaggaggtggtgagggattgaatgtgtggtatgaaggacagggcagagtcaaaggtcactccgaggcaccgaactttgggtgctggggatagcgtgatgttatttattgtaatagatagatcaggtagagagtgtaggtgagatggaggaaagatgatcagttcagttttcagAACATGTTTTCACACAGGGTGGGGTTGcgttctgagtgcaaccaatcagaaatgacgggactgctggtgggcgggtaaagcagtgaatatgtatgaaggtaatgagcagcctccgaagtagtgttacagccatgcagGAAATTCGGTAAATATAACGCTCCTGCTTTACTTCCTACTTTCtttctttttcatttattttgtttaCTTATCAGGGTGGCCAAATTATAATGGATAATTACACATAGTTCCCTGAGAATCCATGTTTGGGGTCGCTGTACAGATCCTGAACTTTGCAgtctgggtttgcccatcactagtcacaacATGTTTCACTTGAGGTTACGAGTGTTGAGTAAAGatactggcggagctgaagaggatGTTGCATGTGGTGCATGAGGCACAGGCTGCAGGCAGGACAAGTGAAGGACAGGGAGGGTAGTATTTTTTTTCATCAAACATTTATTTTGCTCAGGGGTCTGCAGAAAGCACAATAAGAAACATTTAATTTGCACTAAATATAATTTAAGTGAAGTGCTCATTAGTAActtcttttattttttaaaggaTAATAAGTTATATAATAATGTGTTTTCTAGATATGGACAGATGTCTGAAGTGTCCTGAAGATCAGTGGTCTAATGAGATAAGGATAGCCTGCATCCCAAGAACCCTTGAGTTCCTGTCCTACAATGACCCCCTGGGGTTATGTCTCGTTGTCATTGCTCTACTCTTCTGCCTCTTGACCACTCTTATATTATGGATGTTGATCAAGTACAAACATACAGCGATTGTCAGAGCCAATAATCGTAACCTcagcttcatcctcctcctctcacTCATCTTATCATTTCTCTGCCCTCTGCTCTTTGTTGGAAAGCCCACGAAGATGTCCTGTCTCCTCCGGCAAGTTGCTTTCGGGAACATTTTTACAATTGCTGTCTCTTCCGTTTTGGCCAAAACTGTTACCGTTATCGTGGCCTTTAGAGTCACCAAACCTGACACATCACTGAGGAGATTTATCGGTAGATATCTTGCTACATCACTCTTGTTATTGTCTTGTTTTGGTGAATTCTTGATTTGTGTGTTTTGGTTATCCTTGGCTCCACCATTTCCAGTATATAACACTGAGATGGAGGCAGGAAAGATAATCCTACAATGTAATGAGGGATCTGCCGTTGCTTTCTACATGGCCTTTGGCTACATTGCATTTCTGGCTGTGTTGAGCTTTTTAGTAGCCTTCATGGCCCGGAAACTTCCAGACACCTTCAATGAGGCTCAGTACATCACCTTCAGCATGCTGGTCTTCTGCAGTGTGTGGATCTCCTTCATCCCGGCCTATATCAGCACCAAGGGGAAATATATGGTGGCTGTGGAGGTTTTCGCCATCACAGCTTCCAGTGCTGGACTTCTGGGCTGTATCTTCATTCCCAAATGTTACATTATTCTACTGAGACCAGAACTGAACACAAAGGCCAATTTAGTTGTGAGAATTGGAAACAAAAGTAAAAATTAGTCCAATGTGTAATAGCAATGGTAGGAGGTGTAGGTCACAGATGCATGCTTTACAATGTTCATGTAGCCGGCTTCATTGTTAGAGAAAATAAAGATATAATTTTTCCATTTAAATAGTGAACAATTATATTTTTTCTGTAAATGACGTAATAAATATATGTTATTCTGGTTGAAGATTTTGTGTATTTTGTtgttcattaaccccttaaggatgaagtCAGTTTTGGACTGAATGCCCTggcaatttttttgcaattctgaccagtgtccctttatgaggttataactctggaatgcttcaacggatcccagtgattctgaaattgttttttcgtgacatattgtacttcatgatagttatacatttagaatgatattttttgcttttatttgtgaaaaaatcggaaatttgatgaaaatgttgcaattttcaaacttttaatttatatgcccttaagccagagagttatgttacataaaattattattatttatttatttatagagcaccattaattccatggtgctgtacatgagaagggggttacatacaaaatacatatacaagttacagtagacagactagtacagagggaagagggccctgcccttgcgggcttacattttataggattatggggaggagacaataggtggggtgtagattgggcggcagctccgcacggtggtcgggcgacagctccgcacagtggtcgggcggcagctccgcacggtggtcgggcggcagctccgcacggtggtcgggtggcagctccgcacggtggtcgggcggcagctcctcacggtggtcgggcggcagtgagttcattgtagattgtaggcatttctgaacaggtgggttttcaggttccgtttgaagtttgcaagggtaggggatagtctgacgtgttgaggcagcgagttccagaagactggggatgcttggAAGAAGTCTtgttaaatagttaataaataacatttcccacatgtctactttacatcagcctaatttctgaaacaaaatttggggttaggaagttaggagggttcaaagtgtatcagcaatttcccattttctcaacaaaatttacaaaaccatttttttagggaccacatcacatttgaagtgactttgagaggccgaggtgacagaaaatacctaaaagtgacaccattctaaaaactgcaccccttaaagtactatatatacgctatatataTTTTACCAAAAAATGTGGCTCTTACGCCAATTCACTTTTTGAAGAAAtgacacaacaaaatggaactcaaaatttgttacccaatttcttctgagcatgctgataccccacatgtggtcagaaacctctgtttggacaaatgggagggcttggaatggacggagcaccatttgatttttggtaaagttgaaatagattgcgggcacaatGTTGCATTTTcaggcccctagggtacctatacagcagaaaccctccacaagtgaccccaatttggaaactagacccctcaagggttttattcaggggtatagtgagcattttgaacccccaggggcatcacaaaaatgtggctctagcagcaaatttttcacttttaggctatgtgcccatgatccggcGACACCgagtctgtggagatgtgagtgatGTCCACGGCCATGGTCCAGGTTCgggctgctgctgactttagctctattctctccacAGAGaactctcatctccgcagcataaattgacatgttgcagcacCAAATGTCAGTTTATgttgtggagaaaataagcaccatgagcagatttctaaaaatcctcccactgcacttctactgtacaacgcagcattacgGACGCAGCGAAAACTCAGCATCCAAAACAATTGAAACACtaatcatgggcacgcagcctaaaaagctaagatggatggatggacaaacAAATGTCaagcacatacagtgctggcctaaagtattggcacccctacaattccctcagataatactcagtttcttcctgaaaatgattgcaatcacaaattctttggtattatcttcatttaatttgcttgcaatgaaaaaacacaaaagagaataaaacaaaaatcaaatcttatcatctcacacaaaactccaaaaatgggccagacaaaagtattggcacccttaacctaatacttgcttgcac is drawn from Anomaloglossus baeobatrachus isolate aAnoBae1 chromosome 3, aAnoBae1.hap1, whole genome shotgun sequence and contains these coding sequences:
- the LOC142297457 gene encoding vomeronasal type-2 receptor 26-like, with protein sequence MYPNYIQEYIYGVQALTIVVVKKKVEKSIAELCSINQFISCFSMESSHIPIYIFTNLDYETKKHLYLNRYLKNIHFETRGEEEVYFNEDGHFFAKFDIINLVAFPNKPLQRRTVGYYDESSDRFHINTSKIMWKVTFSQMPASVCSVSCPPGYQKIPQKGRKECCYDCAPCPEREIANKTDMDRCLKCPEDQWSNEIRIACIPRTLEFLSYNDPLGLCLVVIALLFCLLTTLILWMLIKYKHTAIVRANNRNLSFILLLSLILSFLCPLLFVGKPTKMSCLLRQVAFGNIFTIAVSSVLAKTVTVIVAFRVTKPDTSLRRFIGRYLATSLLLLSCFGEFLICVFWLSLAPPFPVYNTEMEAGKIILQCNEGSAVAFYMAFGYIAFLAVLSFLVAFMARKLPDTFNEAQYITFSMLVFCSVWISFIPAYISTKGKYMVAVEVFAITASSAGLLGCIFIPKCYIILLRPELNTKANLVVRIGNKSKN